One genomic region from Drosophila busckii strain San Diego stock center, stock number 13000-0081.31 chromosome 3R, ASM1175060v1, whole genome shotgun sequence encodes:
- the LOC108602169 gene encoding prolyl 4-hydroxylase subunit alpha-2 isoform X1, producing the protein MFKTLLSVCVWTSLAWSSCQATDYFSSISGLEHLLNTEHILLQDLSAQVKASRTLLQQLELELSSIELEHASAAGDTDNYLTNPINVYRLMKRLHTDWFNFEQRAHIVNSQLHFNITQYHDLHFPSQEDVDGAALALVRLQSTYKLDVAQVAAGILNGIKYGTDMSWQDCFVLGQQLFELEDYNNTKVWLRESMERLQRLHPQKQTTAAPPPEPTILNSMEMVAKSLFQMGDFDTAYELSQRVLELDPARKRNWQPGSKVDWPAAAQSGRTETTETSTQLWVEQPKQPADYQLSEEFAHYEKVCRGEVQPTPAKQRQLRCRYSRGTQAFGLLAPHKLEEYSLEPLVLSYHDMLPASSLAQLRQMATPHMKRSTVNSVPGAGQRQKSAFRVSKNAWLPYSTHPLMQRMLRDVGAASGLDMTYCEQLQVANYGVGGHYEPHWDFFRNAQHYPPEEGNRMATAIFYLSEVEQGGATAFPFLDFAVRPQQGSVLFWYNLHRSSDMDFRTKHAGCPVLKGSKWIANIWIHEATQTFARPCDLYRDNEISLEYQTIK; encoded by the exons ATGTTTAAAACGCTATTAAGCGTATGTGTGTGGACTAGCCTGGCTTGGAGCAGCTGCCAGGCAACGGATTACTTTTCGTCCATTAGCGGACTGGAGCATTTGCTCAACACAgagcacattttgttgcaggACCTGAGTGCACAGGTGAAGGCAAGCAGGAcactgctgcagcaattggaGCT AGAACTTTCCAGCATTGAGCTAGAACATGCATCGGCTGCAGGCGATACGGACAACTACTTGACTAACCCGATTAACGTCTATAGACTAATGAAGCGTCTGCATACGGATTGGTTCAACTTTGAGCAACGTGCTCACATAGTAAACTCTCAGCTGC ATTTCAATATTACACAATACCATGACCTGCACTTTCCCAGCCAGGAGGATGTCGATGGAGCTGCCTTGGCTTTGGTTCGCCTGCAGAGCACCTATAAATTGGATGTGGCTCAAGTGGCCGCTGGCATACTGAATGGCATTAAATACGG CACCGACATGAGCTGGCAGGATTGCTTTGTGCTGGGTCAACAACTCTTTGAATTGGAGGACTACAACAACACCAAAGTGTGGCTGCGAGAGTCGATGGAGCGCTTGCAGCGGCTCCACCCACAGAAGCAAACGACGGCGGCACCACCACCCGAGCCGACAATTTTGAACAGCATGGAAATGGTGGCGAAGAGTTTATTCCAAATGG GCGACTTCGACACGGCATATGAGCTGAGTCAGCGTGTGCTGGAGCTCGATCCGGCGCGCAAGCGGAAttggcagccaggcagcaagGTCGactggccagcagcagcgcagtcaggACGAACAGAGACGACAGAGACGTCGACGCAGCTGTGGGTGGAGCAGCCCAAGCAGCCAGCCGACTATCAA ctctCGGAGGAGTTTGCACACTATGAGAAAGTCTGCAGAGGCGAAGTGCAGCCAACGCCAGCAAAGCAGCGTCAACTGCGCTGTCGCTACAGTCGAGGAACTCAGGCATTTGGACTGCTGGCGCCACACAAGCTGGAGGAGTACAGCCTGGAGCCGCTAGTGCTGAGCTATCATGATATGCTGCCTGCCTCGAGCTTAGCGCAGCTGCGCCAAATGGCCACGCCGCATATGAAACGCTCCACAGTCAACTCCGTGCCTGGCGCGGGGCAACGCCAGAAATCCGCATTCCGCGTCAGCAAGAACGCTTGGCTGCCCTACAGCACGCATCCGCTAATGCAGCGCATGCTGCGCGACGTGGGCGCTGCCAGCGGACTGGATATGACCTACTGCGAGCAGCTGCAGGTGGCCAACTACGGCGTGGGCGGGCACTACGAGCCGCACTGGGACTTCTTTCGCAATGCGCAGCACTATCCACCCGAGGAGGGCAATCGCATGGCCACAGCCATATTTTAC CTCTCCGAGGTGGAGCAGGGCGGCGCCACGGCGTTTCCCTTTCTCGACTTTGCCGTGCGGCCGCAGCAAGGCAGCGTCCTCTTCTGGTATAATCTGCATCGCTCCTCCGACATGGACTTTCGCACCAAGCATGCGGGCTGTCCCGTGCTCAAGGGCAGCAAGTGGA TTGCCAATATCTGGATACATGAGGCTACGCAGACGTTTGCACGTCCCTGTGATTTATATAGAGATAATGAAATATCGCTCGAGTATcaaactattaaataa
- the LOC108602169 gene encoding prolyl 4-hydroxylase subunit alpha-2 isoform X2, producing MFKTLLSVCVWTSLAWSSCQATDYFSSISGLEHLLNTEHILLQDLSAQVKASRTLLQQLELLMKRLHTDWFNFEQRAHIVNSQLHFNITQYHDLHFPSQEDVDGAALALVRLQSTYKLDVAQVAAGILNGIKYGTDMSWQDCFVLGQQLFELEDYNNTKVWLRESMERLQRLHPQKQTTAAPPPEPTILNSMEMVAKSLFQMGDFDTAYELSQRVLELDPARKRNWQPGSKVDWPAAAQSGRTETTETSTQLWVEQPKQPADYQLSEEFAHYEKVCRGEVQPTPAKQRQLRCRYSRGTQAFGLLAPHKLEEYSLEPLVLSYHDMLPASSLAQLRQMATPHMKRSTVNSVPGAGQRQKSAFRVSKNAWLPYSTHPLMQRMLRDVGAASGLDMTYCEQLQVANYGVGGHYEPHWDFFRNAQHYPPEEGNRMATAIFYLSEVEQGGATAFPFLDFAVRPQQGSVLFWYNLHRSSDMDFRTKHAGCPVLKGSKWIANIWIHEATQTFARPCDLYRDNEISLEYQTIK from the exons ATGTTTAAAACGCTATTAAGCGTATGTGTGTGGACTAGCCTGGCTTGGAGCAGCTGCCAGGCAACGGATTACTTTTCGTCCATTAGCGGACTGGAGCATTTGCTCAACACAgagcacattttgttgcaggACCTGAGTGCACAGGTGAAGGCAAGCAGGAcactgctgcagcaattggaGCT ACTAATGAAGCGTCTGCATACGGATTGGTTCAACTTTGAGCAACGTGCTCACATAGTAAACTCTCAGCTGC ATTTCAATATTACACAATACCATGACCTGCACTTTCCCAGCCAGGAGGATGTCGATGGAGCTGCCTTGGCTTTGGTTCGCCTGCAGAGCACCTATAAATTGGATGTGGCTCAAGTGGCCGCTGGCATACTGAATGGCATTAAATACGG CACCGACATGAGCTGGCAGGATTGCTTTGTGCTGGGTCAACAACTCTTTGAATTGGAGGACTACAACAACACCAAAGTGTGGCTGCGAGAGTCGATGGAGCGCTTGCAGCGGCTCCACCCACAGAAGCAAACGACGGCGGCACCACCACCCGAGCCGACAATTTTGAACAGCATGGAAATGGTGGCGAAGAGTTTATTCCAAATGG GCGACTTCGACACGGCATATGAGCTGAGTCAGCGTGTGCTGGAGCTCGATCCGGCGCGCAAGCGGAAttggcagccaggcagcaagGTCGactggccagcagcagcgcagtcaggACGAACAGAGACGACAGAGACGTCGACGCAGCTGTGGGTGGAGCAGCCCAAGCAGCCAGCCGACTATCAA ctctCGGAGGAGTTTGCACACTATGAGAAAGTCTGCAGAGGCGAAGTGCAGCCAACGCCAGCAAAGCAGCGTCAACTGCGCTGTCGCTACAGTCGAGGAACTCAGGCATTTGGACTGCTGGCGCCACACAAGCTGGAGGAGTACAGCCTGGAGCCGCTAGTGCTGAGCTATCATGATATGCTGCCTGCCTCGAGCTTAGCGCAGCTGCGCCAAATGGCCACGCCGCATATGAAACGCTCCACAGTCAACTCCGTGCCTGGCGCGGGGCAACGCCAGAAATCCGCATTCCGCGTCAGCAAGAACGCTTGGCTGCCCTACAGCACGCATCCGCTAATGCAGCGCATGCTGCGCGACGTGGGCGCTGCCAGCGGACTGGATATGACCTACTGCGAGCAGCTGCAGGTGGCCAACTACGGCGTGGGCGGGCACTACGAGCCGCACTGGGACTTCTTTCGCAATGCGCAGCACTATCCACCCGAGGAGGGCAATCGCATGGCCACAGCCATATTTTAC CTCTCCGAGGTGGAGCAGGGCGGCGCCACGGCGTTTCCCTTTCTCGACTTTGCCGTGCGGCCGCAGCAAGGCAGCGTCCTCTTCTGGTATAATCTGCATCGCTCCTCCGACATGGACTTTCGCACCAAGCATGCGGGCTGTCCCGTGCTCAAGGGCAGCAAGTGGA TTGCCAATATCTGGATACATGAGGCTACGCAGACGTTTGCACGTCCCTGTGATTTATATAGAGATAATGAAATATCGCTCGAGTATcaaactattaaataa
- the LOC108602169 gene encoding prolyl 4-hydroxylase subunit alpha-2 isoform X3: MKRLHTDWFNFEQRAHIVNSQLHFNITQYHDLHFPSQEDVDGAALALVRLQSTYKLDVAQVAAGILNGIKYGTDMSWQDCFVLGQQLFELEDYNNTKVWLRESMERLQRLHPQKQTTAAPPPEPTILNSMEMVAKSLFQMGDFDTAYELSQRVLELDPARKRNWQPGSKVDWPAAAQSGRTETTETSTQLWVEQPKQPADYQLSEEFAHYEKVCRGEVQPTPAKQRQLRCRYSRGTQAFGLLAPHKLEEYSLEPLVLSYHDMLPASSLAQLRQMATPHMKRSTVNSVPGAGQRQKSAFRVSKNAWLPYSTHPLMQRMLRDVGAASGLDMTYCEQLQVANYGVGGHYEPHWDFFRNAQHYPPEEGNRMATAIFYLSEVEQGGATAFPFLDFAVRPQQGSVLFWYNLHRSSDMDFRTKHAGCPVLKGSKWIANIWIHEATQTFARPCDLYRDNEISLEYQTIK, encoded by the exons ATGAAGCGTCTGCATACGGATTGGTTCAACTTTGAGCAACGTGCTCACATAGTAAACTCTCAGCTGC ATTTCAATATTACACAATACCATGACCTGCACTTTCCCAGCCAGGAGGATGTCGATGGAGCTGCCTTGGCTTTGGTTCGCCTGCAGAGCACCTATAAATTGGATGTGGCTCAAGTGGCCGCTGGCATACTGAATGGCATTAAATACGG CACCGACATGAGCTGGCAGGATTGCTTTGTGCTGGGTCAACAACTCTTTGAATTGGAGGACTACAACAACACCAAAGTGTGGCTGCGAGAGTCGATGGAGCGCTTGCAGCGGCTCCACCCACAGAAGCAAACGACGGCGGCACCACCACCCGAGCCGACAATTTTGAACAGCATGGAAATGGTGGCGAAGAGTTTATTCCAAATGG GCGACTTCGACACGGCATATGAGCTGAGTCAGCGTGTGCTGGAGCTCGATCCGGCGCGCAAGCGGAAttggcagccaggcagcaagGTCGactggccagcagcagcgcagtcaggACGAACAGAGACGACAGAGACGTCGACGCAGCTGTGGGTGGAGCAGCCCAAGCAGCCAGCCGACTATCAA ctctCGGAGGAGTTTGCACACTATGAGAAAGTCTGCAGAGGCGAAGTGCAGCCAACGCCAGCAAAGCAGCGTCAACTGCGCTGTCGCTACAGTCGAGGAACTCAGGCATTTGGACTGCTGGCGCCACACAAGCTGGAGGAGTACAGCCTGGAGCCGCTAGTGCTGAGCTATCATGATATGCTGCCTGCCTCGAGCTTAGCGCAGCTGCGCCAAATGGCCACGCCGCATATGAAACGCTCCACAGTCAACTCCGTGCCTGGCGCGGGGCAACGCCAGAAATCCGCATTCCGCGTCAGCAAGAACGCTTGGCTGCCCTACAGCACGCATCCGCTAATGCAGCGCATGCTGCGCGACGTGGGCGCTGCCAGCGGACTGGATATGACCTACTGCGAGCAGCTGCAGGTGGCCAACTACGGCGTGGGCGGGCACTACGAGCCGCACTGGGACTTCTTTCGCAATGCGCAGCACTATCCACCCGAGGAGGGCAATCGCATGGCCACAGCCATATTTTAC CTCTCCGAGGTGGAGCAGGGCGGCGCCACGGCGTTTCCCTTTCTCGACTTTGCCGTGCGGCCGCAGCAAGGCAGCGTCCTCTTCTGGTATAATCTGCATCGCTCCTCCGACATGGACTTTCGCACCAAGCATGCGGGCTGTCCCGTGCTCAAGGGCAGCAAGTGGA TTGCCAATATCTGGATACATGAGGCTACGCAGACGTTTGCACGTCCCTGTGATTTATATAGAGATAATGAAATATCGCTCGAGTATcaaactattaaataa